Proteins encoded in a region of the Leishmania panamensis strain MHOM/PA/94/PSC-1 chromosome 15 sequence genome:
- a CDS encoding serine/threonine-protein kinase, putative (TriTrypDB/GeneDB-style sysID: LpmP.15.0180) has protein sequence MADSSKATLSQMSTETLLQQLRGMRTALEEENHAPYEAEAEATQVDSSHRHHHYGNAAVVGVSWYSSDVAHVSHSESSAPREPVMEPREARVVDAVPDHARSKSSGSQISASTAARPRPSSSQLSPHTTGDGFSVSSVRSLPDAHADPTAPSVAPVTPVVTDGSDHSAVSAPTKGRLSHVHAAAAAGAPSSSASSSTTGPPPLTVAPLGGARTTTAAKEHPLAPATTRTRTGFSNGEVPPHPGLAASTQAGAAPPPSLPLLSSSHPTTSSAAATTPATFSSGAVVKEGSGGGAGVSASEETDPYGRPAIALSVHLLDLYKMVNARYCAQRRLESPGPKYNSGYDDKDGHYLFLPGEVIFQRYIAQEVLGKGSFGTVIRGFDQKRSEAVAMKITRRGSSFRSQAKLELDILLRLNENPALNHLVVRLLKVFEWQGHLVLVFELLSFNLYQLIKCTRFNGVSLDLVRKFAYQLTHTLLQLESQKPQPIIHCDLKPENILLRSQNRSGIRLIDFGSACYAAKRFHRYIQSRFYRSPEVILFLEYGTPIDRWSLACVLVELHTGVPLFDGRTEAAQLAKIEATLGPIPARMVAGSPKANRFYYGNVTSGFQLKEPVPERRTLEGIIGVTTGGPRGRRLNTPGHDEQVYRDFHDFIAGFLRYQPEERMNCRDALQHPFLMPLYTSDLQLQKNREDAQPVAAPPFSQQQQQEQPPQSSQSSQPQQQHMTVATTTKPSSVEHSYAPAVLPAR, from the coding sequence ATGGCGGACTCTTCGAAGGCCACATTGTCACAGATGAGCACAGAGACACTTCTGCAGCAACTCCGTGGCATGCGCacagcgctggaggaggagaaccaTGCACCGTatgaggcggaggcagaggccaCGCAAGTGGATAGCagtcaccgccaccaccactacggTAACGCTGCCGTCGTAGGAGTCAGTTGGTACTCGTCCGATGTCGCTCATGTCAGCCACTCGGAGTCGAGCGCGCCCAGGGAGCCCGTCATGGAGCCGCGAGAGGCTCGAGTGGTGGACGCAGTGCCTGACCACGCAAGAAGTAAAAGCAGCGGCTCCCAGATCTCAGCCTCAACTGCAGCTCGGCCTCGGCCTTCGTCGTCGCAGCTGTCTCCCCACACCACAGGCGACGGCTTCTCAGTGTCTTCGGTGCGTAGCCTTCCTGACGCCCACGCCGAtccgacagcgccgtcggTGGCACCAGTGACTCCCGTAGTCACAGATGGTAGTGACCATTCAGCCGTGTCTGCGCCCACCAAGGGCCGACTCAGTCACGTgcatgccgccgctgcagcaggtgcgccctcttcttccgcgtcctcctccaccactgggccaccgccgctgacggtTGCGCCGTTGGGGGGCGCGAGgaccaccactgctgccaagGAGCACCCTCTTGCACCTGCCACGACACGCACCAGAACGGGTTTTAGTAATGGCGAGGTACCGCCTCATCCTGGACTCGCCGCCTCCACTCAggccggcgcagcgccgccaccatcgctCCCACTGCTATCCTCATCCCACCCCACCACATCTagtgcggcggcgacgacaccgGCCACGTTTTCCTCGGGTGCTGTCGTGAAGGAGggtagcggcggcggcgcgggcgTAAGTGCCTCGGAGGAGACGGATCCCTATGGCCGCCCAGCCATCGCACTCAGCGTGCACCTGCTGGATCTGTACAAGATGGTAAACGCGCGGTATtgcgcgcagcggcgcctcgaGTCGCCGGGACCGAAGTACAACAGCGGCTACGATGACAAGGATGGCCACTATTTGTTTCTGCCAGGGGAGGTGATCTTCCAGCGGTACATTGCGCAGGAGGTATTGGGTAAAGGCAGTTTCGGCACCGTCATTCGCGGCTTTGATCAGAAGCGGTCCGAAGCGGTGGCGATGAAGATCACGCGACGTGGCTCGAGTTTTCGGAGCCAGGCAAAGCTGGAGCTCGACATCCTGTTGCGCCTTAACGAGAATCCAGCGTTGAACCACCTCGTGGTGCGACTGCTAAAAGTGTTTGAGTGGCAGGGCCATCTTGTGTTGGTGTTTGAGCTGCTGAGCTTCAACCTATACCAGCTCATCAAGTGCACCCGGTTCAACGGTGTGAGTCTCGATCTAGTGCGCAAGTTTGCCTATCaactcacgcacacgctgctgcagcttgaGTCGCAGAAGCCTCAACCAATCATTCACTGCGACCTGAAGCCGGAGAACATATTGCTGCGCAGTCAAAACAGAAGTGGCATCCGCCTGATCGACTTTGGCTCTGCCTGCTACGCGGCCAAACGCTTCCACCGTTACATTCAAAGCCGCTTTTACCGCAGCCCTGAGGTGATACTTTTTCTTGAGTACGGCACACCGATCGATCGCTGGTCgctggcgtgtgtgctggtCGAGTTACATACCGGCGTCCCCCTGTTTGACGGTCGcacagaggcggcgcagctggcaaAGATCGAAGCCACCCTCGGGCCGATACCAGCGAGAATGGTGGCGGGGTCGCCCAAGGCAAACCGGTTTTACTACGGTAACGTCACGTCGGGATTCCAGCTAAAGGAGCCCGTCCCGGAGCGGCGCACGCTCGAGGGCATCATCGGCGTCACCACCGGTGGGCCGCGCGGCCGGCGTCTCAACACCCCCGGTCACGACGAACAGGTGTACCGCGATTTCCACGACTTCATCGCGGGCTTTTTACGATATCAACCAGAGGAGCGGATGAACTGCCGTgacgcactgcagcatcCCTTCCTGATGCCCCTATACACATCAGATCTTCAGCTGCAGAAGAATCGTGAAGATGCCCAGCCAGTAGCCGCCCCGCCGTTctcacaacagcagcagcaagagcaacCCCCGCAATCCTCTCAGAGCAGccaaccacagcagcagcacatgaCTGTCGCAACGACAACTAAACCCTCCTCTGTAGAGCACAGCTACGCCCCTGCTGTTCTTCCAGCCCGCTAG
- a CDS encoding hypothetical protein (TriTrypDB/GeneDB-style sysID: LpmP.15.0190), with product METSLHHDAEAADACVKVSFPSVSTATLNPAAVAPPVALEAVAQRQGVARDTLPPNALCSSPSSMTQVPLLRLEAGVETAASVSTSVLSLNTATATTTAAARASSHSHPHLLHIIQQQQERIATLHASLERAVKSAQRSCAALESLHCKPHVPTRTGRIHTVGAALSSVNCASSSSCASIAEVMPAVATTVRWTDSIAATPMSSSPVSRDSITEWKGDSPPPECSPHVPSSSFIAPPTCSVLPVILLDITSMFTTRSTGAVAAAAHLNGLQSPVSTHRRCSDTQTDSVATESTTSNDKVTGGSCDMTETLVDQLRGELAEAQRRLQTTEGSVKSLRARMFALQKQCCGPGASSCESADIVFFPDDSAGTSSRRDPVCGVGGASCPEAAAEYIIDGDVRKDMEELRRLRLLLRFSELKKDSDRLAGVVDALHESSAAQLHLQKRCDRLEHEKAQGRDCLRAIASCIERTLAASGKSTTDNRSDDSTAAAAAPSAMPDESVSVLKYVLRLCTDLVLSSGPHTAPLPLLHSAPLQARQSPLQRRQDRLHRAVSDSRDVVRPLPCRPPSRKASWRDPSATAAAAARGERRASEK from the coding sequence ATGGAAACCTCTCTCCACCACGATGCTGAGGCTGCCGATGCATGTGTTAAAGTCAGCTTCCCTTCGGTTTCCACCGCAACTCTCAACCCCGCAGCCGTGGCACCCCCCGTTGCGTTAGAGGCGGTGGCACAGCGCCAAGGTGTAGCGAGAGACACACTACCGCCAAACGCCCTCTGCAGCTCACCATCTTCGATGACCCAAGTGCCACTTCTTAGGCTGGAGGCCGGGGTAGAGACAGCGGCCTCGGTGAGCACTTCTGTGCTGTCGTTGAACACGGCTACTGCAactaccaccgctgctgcacgggcATCATCCCACTCCCATCCGCATCTTTTGCACATcatacagcagcagcaggagcgcattGCCACACTGCACGCGTCACTGGAACGCGCGGTAAAGAGTGCACAGCGCTCGTGTGCAGCTCTGGAGTCCCTGCACTGCAAGCCGCATGTCCCCACTCGCACTGGTCGCATCCATACGGTGGGCGCAGCTTTGTCCTCCGTTAACTGCGCTTCGTCGTCATCGTGTGCCTCGATAGCAGAGGTAATGCCAGCAGTGGCCACCACCGTGCGGTGGACAGACAGTATCGCCGCGACGCCAATGTCATCATCACCCGTCTCACGCGACTCGATCACTGAGTGGAAAGGTGACTCACCTCCACCGGAGTGCTCTCCGCACGTTCCCTCGTCGTCCTTCATTGCACCACCAACGTGTTCAGTGCTGCCGGTGATTCTCCTCGACATCACGTCGATGTTCACAACGCGATCGACGGGTGCAgtggccgcggcagcacacCTCAACGGGCTGCAGTCGCCAGTTTCGACTCACCGCCGGTGCTCCGACACGCAAACGGACTCGGTTGCCACCGAGTCTACAACGTCGAACGACAAAGTGACCGGTGGCAGCTGTGACATGACGGAGACGCTGGTGGACCAACTTCGTGGAGAGCTGGCCGAAGCACAGCGGAGACTACAAACAACCGAGGGGTCGGTCAAGTCCCTCCGCGCCAGGATGTTTGCTCTTCAGAAGCAATGTTGCGGCCCAGGCGCCTCTTCCTGTGAGTCTGCCGATATTGTATTTTTTCCGGATGATTCTGCAGGGACTTCTAGCAGGCGTGATCCCGTCTGTGGCGTTGGCGGGGCCAGTTGTCcagaagcagccgcagaatACATAATTGACGGCGATGTGAGGAAAGACATGGAAGAGTTACGACGCCTTCGACTGTTGTTGCGCTTCTCGGAGCTGAAAAAGGACAGCGATCGACTTGCTGGCGTGGTGGATGCCCTTCACGAGTCCTCTGCGGCTCAGCTGCACCTGCAGAAACGCTGTGATCGTCTGGAGCACGAAAAGGCACAAGGAAGGGACTGCCTGCGAGCGATTGCGTCGTGTATTGAGAGGACGTTGGCTGCCTCAGGCAAAAGCACCACTGACAACCGCAGCGATgacagcactgctgccgctgctgcccccagCGCAATGCCAGATGAGTCGGTGAGCGTGCTGAAGTACGTTCTGCGCCTCTGCACAGACTTGGTGCTGTCTTCGGGGCCGCACACGGCGCCCTTGCCGCTACTGCACTCTGCTCCACTGCAGGCCCGGCAAtcgcctctgcagcgacgccaaGATCGCCTGCACAGGGCTGTGAGCGACAGCCGTGATGTCGTGCGACCTCTACCATGCCGCCCGCCTTCTCGAAAGGCGTCATGGCGTGACCCTAGCgcgacagcggctgctgctgcacgcggtGAGCGACGTGCCAGTGAGAAGTAA
- a CDS encoding hypothetical protein (TriTrypDB/GeneDB-style sysID: LpmP.15.0200), producing the protein MSGRNASSTHEVTKLSILLGIFLGVFVVLLVRLQFRSRQRLFEKPHCNAFVPRAYTVEELSQFDGKKKPQAFMGVKGIIYNVSLEWYGPEGPYSAFAGCDSSRQLGKVIVGRDEINADWTTLSPAHLQTLHEWEERLRSKYSAVGWITDPHKDFVKRAASLAP; encoded by the coding sequence ATGTCGGGCAGAAACGCATCAAGCACTCACGAGGTGACGAAGCTCAGCATCCTCCTGGGCATCTTTTTGGGCGTCTTCGTTGTGCTGCTCGTGCGCCTGCAGTTCAGGAGTCGCCAGCGGCTGTTCGAGAAACCCCACTGCAACGCGTTCGTGCCGCGTGCTTACACGGTGGAGGAGTTGTCGCAGTTCGacgggaagaagaagccgcaGGCTTTCATGGGTGTGAAGGGGATTATCTACAACGTCTCGCTTGAGTGGTACGGGCCAGAGGGCCCATACAGCGCCTTTGCTGGGTGCGACAGCTCCCGTCAGCTCGGCAAGGTCATCGTTGGCCGCGACGAAATCAACGCGGACTGGACCACCCTTTCCCCGGCGCATCTTCAAACGCTGCATGAGTGGGAGGAGCGTCTCCGCAGCAAATACTCCGCAGTAGGTTGGATCACGGACCCGCACAAGGACTTTGTGAAGCGCGCAGCCTCTCTCGCACCATGA
- a CDS encoding hypothetical protein (TriTrypDB/GeneDB-style sysID: LpmP.15.0210) yields MSASLPADERPTMLPSLPAQAASPTAAAPAEVAAASRSGTSITSAERDSPPSERRAMSFEEFREFYVASRRSNYVSSQGNTAGSLVRRNDGGVPTHDTGDADALTGKAPGQLHVVGALRRRIVGTDDDSARPAQTAAPAVTPPPVVHAPPAPRGRLARGARAVGGWMSWLANQAMHNRTHLLQLLLIFFVLYVHVKLSSAHLLGLIVLYVVVKGMQVLIRNFQITHEAGTIGAPSLLGRFFKPEGHVGPVSKLRKIGYVVTKCMEAFLLSFFPTYSLEHLERELRADGIVR; encoded by the coding sequence ATGTCTGCGTCTCTACCAGCAGACGAACGTCCAACgatgctgccgtcgctgcccgCGCAGGCAGCATCacctacagcagcagcaccagcggagGTGGCCGCTGCGAGCAGGTCGGGTACTAGCATTACATCCGCCGAAAGGGATTCGCCGCCGTCGGAGCGGCGTGCCATGTCGTTCGAGGAGTTCCGTGAGTTCTACGTGGCATCACGGCGGTCCAACTACGTGAGCAGCCAAGGCAACACAGCCGGAAGCTTAGTGCGCCGAAACGACGGAGGCGTGCCAACACATGACACTGGTGATGCTGACGCGTTGACCGGCAAGGCACCTGGGCAGCTTCACGTGGTAGGCGCCCTTCGTCGGCGCATTGTTGGGACAGACGACGATAGTGCCAGGCCGGCgcaaacagcagcaccagcagtcACGCCTCCACCAGTAGTGcacgcaccaccagcaccacggGGTCGCCTTGCTCGCGGTGCCCGCGCTGTCGGTGGATGGATGAGCTGGTTGGCGAATCAGGCCATGCACAACCGCACGCATCTCCTCCAACTCCTTCTTATCTTTTTCGTCCTCTACGTGCACGTCAAGTTGAGCAGTGCCCACCTGCTCGGCCTAATCGTGTTGTACGTTGTTGTGAAAGGCATGCAGGTGCTTATTCGCAACTTTCAGATCACTCATGAGGCGGGGACAATCGGAGCACCGTCCTTGCTTGGTCGTTTCTTCAAGCCAGAGGGGCATGTAGGACCTGTGTCGAAGCTGCGTAAGATCGGCTATGTCGTTACGAAGTGTATGGAGGCTTTCCTGCTGAGCTTCTTCCCGACCTACTCCCTCGAGCACCTGGAGCGTGAGCTCCGCGCGGACGGCATAGTGCGATGA
- a CDS encoding 60S ribosomal protein L13a, putative (TriTrypDB/GeneDB-style sysID: LpmP.15.0220) — MALPSRKNVSRVQRKKAKKHRPEIIVIDLKDHVLGRAAAVVAKQLLLGKKITVVRCEQLNIAGTEIRNKIKYLQYLRKRKLTNPTKGPFHHRAPSDVFVRAVRSMLPRYTKRGMRALNSLVAYEGVPANVVRTGGRVVIPRAQRHACYRSERPYTVLGNMCKHVGWKYSDVVAKLEQARVEKASRHHKKQAKLRDAWKAARKEALAKMPKHNVAVLKKFGYS, encoded by the coding sequence ATGGCCCTTCCTAGCCGCAAGAATGTGTCTCGCGTGCAGCGCAAGAAAGCCAAGAAGCATCGCCCCGAGATCATCGTGATCGACTTGAAGGATCATGTTCTCGGTcgtgcggcggctgtggtTGCCAAGCAGCTGCTACTGGGTAAGAAGATCACCGTAGTGCGCTGCGAGCAGCTCAACATTGCCGGTACGGAGATCCGCAACAAGATCAAGTACCTGCAGTACCTGCGCAAGCGGAAGCTGACAAACCCCACGAAGGGCCCCTTCCACCACCGTGCCCCGTCCGACGTGTTCGTCCGCGCCGTGCGCAGCATGCTGCCCCGCTACACGAAGCGCGGCATGAGGGCACTTAACTCGCTGGTGGCCTACGAGGGGGTGCCGGCTAATGTGGTGCGCACAGGTGGTCGTGTGGTGATCCCGCGCGCCCAGCGCCATGCGTGCTACCGCTCGGAGCGCCCGTACACAGTACTCGGCAACATGTGCAAGCATGTCGGTTGGAAGTACAGCGACGTCGTCGCCAAGCTCGAGCAGGCTCGCGTGGAGAAGGCGTCCCGCCACCACAAAAAGCAGGCAAAGCTCCGCGACGCGTGGAAGGCGGCCCGCAAGGAGGCGCTTGCTAAGATGCCCAAGCACAAcgtggcggtgctgaagaAGTTCGGCTACTCGTAA
- a CDS encoding hypothetical protein (TriTrypDB/GeneDB-style sysID: LpmP.15.0230), whose protein sequence is MATQLQLVMEANSKLLTHAKVVNPLGCSIVIDKHIRKPVLIMKGKPSQTRVQIPREDFPLSSLRLHDSLLVAQLCLDSIDHFALEVVVSQYTMNRTKLVIGTYIKDPRYDETADDVTTAYLPLIIPRNKWVQVVFHVAGIAHSVFNLPCISWIDTITLTGAGKMSCLFVSSDEQSCIDAAPEGMALFAVPAFVPPIWKTAIASHEHLSSPLAVDTRSGTQLTSDLPFVATAGLRVESSPSVALSLSMHSVIPQRLQPLKDTVVVSPSYPQASSRSATGEVGAALGEGLFHSLSKCDYIRLVDNEDIVAKAEHATISCSYGDGHRQQASQEATAGRPYGPARGTANSSAGGLSGWEQPPEERASAPVAVSLTRASKVDATKRPSQKLRGIPSPPGSSDTERVQRIIASRKSRVTPTQRSVISSGDDGRGNVSRRQQRLRRRMRVLRANEQKANKAAAAKALVASELPLSQRVSVAVAEDSIEAAPVCGYGFGYLGVLKPNGEYEEDEEANLNLEGALTLLTDGE, encoded by the coding sequence ATGGCgacacagctgcagctcgtgATGGAGGCAAACAGTAAGCTGTTGACGCATGCAAAGGTGGTGAATCCACTGGGATGTTCTATTGTAATCGACAAGCACATTAGGAAACCAGTTCTCATAATGAAAGGAAAGCCTTCGCAGACCCGCGTGCAAATTCCACGCGAGGACTTCCCTCTATCTTCGTTGCGATTACACGACTCCCTTTTAGTGGCCCAGCTCTGCCTCGACTCTATAGACCACTTCGCGCTAGAGGTCGTTGTCAGTCAGTACACAATGAATCGGACAAAACTGGTAATTGGTACCTATATCAAAGACCCACGTTACGATGAGACGGCTGATGACGTGACGACTGCTTACCTTCCCCTCATCATCCCACGCAACAAGTGGGTGCAGGTAGTGTTTCATGTTGCAGGCATCGCGCATTCCGTGTTCAACCTCCCATGTATATCCTGGATTGACACGATCACTCTTACCGGAGCGGGAAAGATGTCTTGTTTGTTCGTGAGCAGTGACGAGCAGTCGTGCATAGACGCAGCACCAGAGGGCATGGCCCTTTTTGCGGTTCCGGCGTTTGTTCCACCGATCTGGAAGACGGCCATTGCGTCACATGAACATCTGTCGTCTCCACTAGCTGTTGACACCAGGTCTGGCACCCAGTTGACAAGCGACCTCCCTTTTGTCGCAACAGCCGGTCTCCGCGTTGAGTCATCTCCCTCCGTGGCGTTATCTCTTTCGATGCACTCCGTAAttccgcagcggctgcagcctCTGAAAGACACAGTTGTCGTGTCGCCATCCTATCCTCAGGCGTCAAGCAGGAGTGCCACAGGGGAGGTTGGAGCAGCTTTAGGAGAGGGCTTGTTCCACTCGCTTTCCAAATGCGATTACATTCGCCTCGTGGACAACGAGGACATAGTGGCCAAGGCTGAGCATGCCACCATATCATGTTCGTACGGGGATGGGCACCGACAGCAAGCATCGCAAGAGGCCACCGCAGGCAGGCCTTATGGGCCAGCACGAGGGACAGCGAATAGCTCTGCAGGTGGCCTCAGCGGCTGGGAGCAGCCTCCTGAGGAACGTGCCAGTGCACCCGTCGCTGTTTCATTGACACGTGCGAGCAAGGTAGACGCAACCAAGCGACCGTCACAGAAACTGAGAGGCATCCCTAGCCCCCCAGGATCAAGTGACACTGAAAGGGTGCAGCGCATCATTGCGTCCCGCAAAAGTAGGGTGACACCGACGCAGAGGTCCGTTATCAGCAGTGGCGACGATGGACGGGGCAACGtctcgcggcggcagcagcgtcttcgGCGCCGTATGCGAGTGCTGCGGGCAAATGAGCAGAAGGCcaacaaagcagcagcagccaaggCACTCGTTGCGTCGGAGCTTCCACTGTCCCAGCGAGTTTCGGTTGCGGTTGCCGAGGACTCAATAGAGGCAGCACCGGTTTGCGGATATGGCTTTGGATATCTCGGCGTACTCAAGCCAAATGGCGAgtacgaggaggatgaggaggccAATCTCAACTTGGAGGGTGCACTCACCCTGTTGACAGACGGTGAGTGA
- a CDS encoding protein phosphatase 1 catalitic subunit, putative (TriTrypDB/GeneDB-style sysID: LpmP.15.0240): MSHTKRGRCAVDLSICTLSSIPTDTLSVERENDVLYRLLELLPERYTSNVLKEQRIPEELIVQILVKARAIIASEPILVEVDSPVYVCGDLHGQYHDLVNIFKRCPPLGGTVFGADAKKARKETNPSMDDNTYSFLLLGDYVDRGARSVEVVVTLLALKIISPRHMTMLRGNHEDEQIMLLYGFYDECKRRYGIKLFKMFADFFRILPVAALINGSIFCVHGGLSAELRFLRDIPDMRPCNVPHSGIICDLLWADPEADLPAGVDWAPSSRRISYVFSERALERFLVENDIDLVCRAHQVVEEGFQFFPDHKKRHLLTIFSATNYCNEFGNRGGILCVDEKGVCSIITLEPPNFVQQRDIMLFRDPLPNPLNHD; encoded by the coding sequence ATGTCGCACACGAAGCGAGGGCGATGCGCTGTGGATCTATCCATATGTACACTCAGTAGCATTCCCACAGACACTCTTTCTGttgaaagagagaatgatGTGCTTTACCGCCTTTTAGAACTTCTTCCTGAGCGCTACACAAGCAACGTTTTGAAAGAACAGCGGATTCCGGAAGAGCTCATCGTTCAGATTCTCGTCAAGGCACGCGCAATCATAGCTAGTGAGCCAATACTTGTCGAAGTAGATTCACCCGTTTACGTCTGCGGTGACCTACACGGGCAATACCACGACTTGGTTAACATCTTCAAACGATGCCCACCACTGGGGGGCACTGTTTTTGGAGCTGATGCCAAGAAGGCACGCAAAGAGACCAACCCGTCAATGGATGATAACACGTACagttttcttctcctcggCGATTATGTCGACCGTGGCGCTCGCTCTGTCGAGGTCGTTGTGACCTTGCTTGCTCTCAAGATCATTTCGCCACGCCACATGACTATGCTTCGTGGCAACCATGAAGACGAACAAATCATGCTCTTGTATGGGTTCTATGACGAGTGCAAGCGGCGCTACGGCATTAAACTATTCAAAATGTTTGCCGATTTTTTCCGTATTCTGCCTGTGGCAGCTCTCATCAACGGCTCCATTTTCTGTGTGCACGGCGGTCTCTCTGCCGAGCTTCGTTTCCTGCGAGACATCCCAGACATGCGTCCGTGCAACGTTCCACACTCAGGCATCATTTGTGACCTTCTCTGGGCAGACCCCGAAGCGGACCTGCCAGCGGGTGTGGACTGGGCCCCTAGCTCGCGCAGAATATCATATGTTTTTTCCGAACGGGCCCTTGAGCGCTTTTTAGTTGAGAATGACATAGATTTGGTGTGCCGTGCACATCAAGTGGTCGAGGAAGGTTTTCAGTTTTTCCCGGACCACAAAAAGCGCCATTTGCTCACCATCTTCTCCGCCACTAACTACTGCAACGAGTTTGGAAATAGAGGCGGCATTTTATGTGTAGATGAAAAGGGGGTGTGCAGCATCATCACGCTGGAGCCACCGAACTTTGTCCAGCAACGGGATATCATGCTTTTTCGAGATCCCCTTCCGAACCCTCTGAACCACGACTGA
- a CDS encoding hypothetical protein (TriTrypDB/GeneDB-style sysID: LpmP.15.0250), translating to MLEKAGLPFRKSLRSAFEAENGLTDIPLLFSIPVDGVTALKTTTHSTNLQVPVVPMLGSIEVSSIAFNTAVGSLQRKVYLFMQRLDCDGKATGPPVPLAVTDTVQFSVPLKLKLFAGDRARLVLYQSGTGLAVSEVILSGCILANADCYFASGRTLVAMSSWTPEPFRFVRDSTMSASRKRSHSPQPMRNQKNCVSSDEPPTLIYAPVFGGDDES from the coding sequence ATGCTCGAAAAAGCGGGACTGCCGTTCAGGAAGTCCCTCCGCTCTGCTTTCGAGGCGGAAAACGGACTAACAGATATCCCGTTACTCTTCTCAATCCCGGTGGACGGTGTGACCGCCTTAAAAACGACAACCCACTCAACTAACCTGCAAGTCCCCGTGGTGCCAATGCTGGGCTCCATCGAGGTATCTTCTATAGCCTTCAATACCGCTGTAGGATCTTTGCAACGAAAAGTATATCTCTTCATGCAACGCCTTGACTGCGATGGCAAAGCGACTGGCCCTCCAGTCCCCCTAGCAGTAACTGACACCGTCCAGTTTTCCGTGCCCTTGAAGCTGAAACTTTTCGCGGGGGATCGTGCTCGGTTGGTGCTGTATCAGAGCGGCACGGGGCTTGCGGTCAGTGAAGTAATCCTGAGCGGTTGCATTCTTGCTAATGCCGACTGCTATTTTGCCTCCGGCAGGACTCTGGTTGCTATGTCTTCCTGGACACCGGAGCCATTCCGCTTTGTCAGGGATTCAACAATGTCCGCGTCTCGGAAACGAAGTCACTCTCCTCAGCCCATGAGAAACCAGAAAAACTGTGTCTCCAGTGATGAACCTCCCACCCTCATCTATGCCCCAGTTTTTGGTGGCGATGACGAAAGCTAA
- a CDS encoding hypothetical protein (TriTrypDB/GeneDB-style sysID: LpmP.15.0260): MSSASAYGVDGQARSLCPLYHPSLNSQEFHRFLIGTANLSAENKIHLIEYQDATKSLECAAVWPHNYPVMGLWCSPSLSADSLLAVSSLQQLEIFRISENVMSEPMCIATVRKRYSLVLWDLDGLQSEFKAVHQSTLATISLSSSKLGLETVSYTSSEGSIRCAALAPYDPTLCLISCDNGLQLIDLRSKKASSFAATKYSHGFGYSTAVDFDRLKPGQFLSAGTDGYVYIHDIRYNTSCSLAMLQHMKAHEHTVQGCQFNSFRDELVLSCSSDQTLKLWDLEQNNEPKCLRRLADYGDSVVALCWSSNSPWVFAGLSFNGKLLVDTVPNEKKMSILLDEKKWSEA, from the coding sequence ATGAGCTCTGCATCTGCATATGGTGTGGACGGGCAAGCAAGGTCGTTGTGCCCGCTGTATCACCCATCGCTGAACTCCCAAGAGTTTCACCGCTTTCTCATCGGAACTGCCAACCTTTCGGCGGAGAACAAAATTCATCTCATCGAGTATCAGGACGCCACGAAGTCGCTAGAGTGTGCCGCGGTATGGCCACACAACTATCCAGTGATGGGGCTGTGGTGTTCGCCGTCTCTTTCGGCCGACAGTCTTCTCGCTGTTtcctcgctgcagcagctggagatTTTTCGAATTTCTGAAAATGTGATGAGTGAGCCTATGTGCATTGCCACAGTGAGGAAAAGGTACAGCCTTGTGCTATGGGATTTGGACGGGCTCCAAAGCGAATTCAAGGCAGTCCACCAAAGCACGCTCGCCACAATCTCCTTGAGCTCTTCTAAACTCGGTTTAGAGACGGTCAGTTACACAAGCAGTGAGGGCTCTAttcgctgcgctgccctAGCTCCTTACGACCCCACCCTCTGTCTTATCTCTTGTGATAATGGACTGCAGCTCATTGATTTGCGCAGCAAAAAAGCGTCCTCCTTCGCAGCTACCAAGTACAGCCATGGTTTCGGTTACTCAACGGCAGTTGATTTTGATCGCTTAAAGCCAGGGCAATTCCTTTCCGCAGGCACAGACGGCTACGTATACATTCACGACATTCGCTACAATACCTCCTGTTCTCTTGCAATGCTGCAGCATATGAAAGCACATGAGCACACAGTGCAAGGCTGCCAATTCAACTCATTTCGAGATGAGCTTGTTCTGTCGTGTAGCTCTGATCAAACTCTCAAGTTGTGGGATCTTGAGCAGAACAATGAACCAAAGTGTCTCCGCCGACTAGCGGACTATGGAGACAGCGTTGTTGCCCTCTGCTGGAGTAGCAATAGCCCCTGGGTGTTTGCAGGTCTGTCCTTCAATGGAAAACTCCTTGTCGATACCGTTCCTaatgaaaagaaaatgagCATTTTGCTCGACGAAAAGAAGTGGTCTGAAGCCTGA